The DNA window CCCCAACCCCAACACCCACGCCAACTCCTACTCCAACACCCACACCCACACCCACACCGGGTGGTGATGTGTTGCGTAATGGGGTTGCCATTACCGGTTTGAATGCGGCTGCCAATGAAGAAAAGCGCTACACCATTGAGGTACCCGATGGTGCTCGCTTCCTGGCATTGCGTACTGGCAGTGGTACCGGTGACGTTGATTTGTATGTGAAACATGGCAGCGCACCGACCAAGGGACGGGATGGTATCAGCGATGCGAAGTCGACCGGCGATACCAACGCCGAATATGTGCTGATCAAGAATCCCAAGCCAGGCAAGCATTACATTCTGTTGCATGCGTATTCCAAGGTAGGCGGTGCGTCCGTCATCGGTGTCGTGCGCTGAATTGCGCTGACATTGATCTATGACGCCCCCATCTCAAACGAATATAGAGAGTGATCATGAAACAAGCGATTATTTCGTCGTTGCTGGCCGCAGCTTTTGCTGCAGTGCCCTACGCCGCATTTGCGGTGGATTCCATGCCGCCCGCCGTTGCCACCGGCTCAAACGAGTTGCTGAGTAAGCCTGTCCCCAAGTTGTCGCTGAATTTTGGTGATGCCAGCCAGACCATCAATCTGCCGGCATTGAATACCCGCCAATTACGTGAGGCGGCTATTGCGGCCGATTCCGCTCGTGGTAAGCCCGGTCAGCCAGTACAGATTGGTTTCACACAGCATATCGGCACTTCACAACGTAGTATTGCCGGCGGTACGCTACGTTGGTCGCCAGCAGAAGGTGGCCGTGCGGCACAGATCCAGCTGTCGGCTGTGGATGCAGCCGGATTGCGTCTGCAGTTGGCAATCAAGGCACCAGCAGGCGTGAAGGTACGTTTTGCTGGTGCGGCTGAACCGGGCTGGGTCGTGGAGGAGTTGGCCAGTGCATTTGCTGCTGGCAAGCCCAAATGGTCACCCATTGTACCGGGTGATCGCATGGTGGTTGAGCTGTTTGCGCCGGCAGGGGTGAATACGGCAGATATCCTGGTGACATTGGGGAATCTGTCGCACTTGGATATGTTGCCCTATGAAGTGAATTCCGCACGCAACCGTGAACTACTCAAGCTCGGGCCATCCGGCTCGTGCAACGTGGATGTGGCATGCCGTACCAACCCGCCACGGGGCTGGGCAGAGGCCAAGGAATCCGTTGCGCACATGGCGTTTACCACGGATGAAGGCAGTTACATTTGTACTGGTACCTTGTTGAACAGTGCGACGGCACCACGCAAATCCTTCTTCTATACCGCGCACCATTGCATCAGTTCACAATCGGTATCGGAGACACTGCAAACCTACTGGTTTTATGAGGCGACCAGTTGCGGTGGCTCCAGCCAGCGACCACGCAAAGTGCTGACGGGGGGCGCGGACTACCTGTACTCGGAAAGCCAGGGGGATGGTGCCTTGCTGATGCTACGGGAAAGCCCACCCACCGGTGCGACTTATTCTGGTTGGAATGCTGCAGCCTTGGCTGATGGTGCCAACATGGTCGCCATCCACCACCCCAAAGGTGATGTGAAAAAAGTCAGTGACGGCCGCAAGACCGAATCCAGCACAATGCACACCATTGCCTGGACC is part of the Chitinivorax sp. B genome and encodes:
- a CDS encoding PPC domain-containing protein, whose product is PTPTPTPTPTPTPTPTPTPGGDVLRNGVAITGLNAAANEEKRYTIEVPDGARFLALRTGSGTGDVDLYVKHGSAPTKGRDGISDAKSTGDTNAEYVLIKNPKPGKHYILLHAYSKVGGASVIGVVR
- a CDS encoding RICIN domain-containing protein; protein product: MKQAIISSLLAAAFAAVPYAAFAVDSMPPAVATGSNELLSKPVPKLSLNFGDASQTINLPALNTRQLREAAIAADSARGKPGQPVQIGFTQHIGTSQRSIAGGTLRWSPAEGGRAAQIQLSAVDAAGLRLQLAIKAPAGVKVRFAGAAEPGWVVEELASAFAAGKPKWSPIVPGDRMVVELFAPAGVNTADILVTLGNLSHLDMLPYEVNSARNRELLKLGPSGSCNVDVACRTNPPRGWAEAKESVAHMAFTTDEGSYICTGTLLNSATAPRKSFFYTAHHCISSQSVSETLQTYWFYEATSCGGSSQRPRKVLTGGADYLYSESQGDGALLMLRESPPTGATYSGWNAAALADGANMVAIHHPKGDVKKVSDGRKTESSTMHTIAWTKGVTEGGSSGSGIFSYSDKGYYELRGGLQGGPSGCTSSDQRDYYSRLDRIYPKLKQWLDPNGDGSTTPNPNPTPTPTPTPTPTPTPTPTPTPTPTPGKCETQLDVSREYTIANKLSGSNMVPAGDAALSPMIVWNDDNVVRWKLQRNNEGFYIITSKASGLALDLHGSTKGKVGGASILFTLHKGVNQQWCPTAVTGGYQLVSRYSGFPLGIAAAQDGTPIVQQARGTSNEGATWVLTARSIR